The following are encoded in a window of Novosphingobium sp. THN1 genomic DNA:
- a CDS encoding NUDIX hydrolase, translating into MNKPRRIRRAARILLLDEHDRLLLIRFAPKDRRPFWCGVGGECDPGEDFALAAVRELFEETGLAVDSCGPEVARRADDYLTLEGEPITSDERFFRVRTQSFTPDTSGHTAIERELIKEFRWFTREELAQWHEPVFPVNLLELLALEADA; encoded by the coding sequence GTGAATAAGCCAAGGCGCATAAGGCGCGCCGCCCGCATCCTCCTGCTCGACGAGCACGACCGCCTGCTCCTCATCCGTTTCGCGCCGAAGGACCGCCGCCCATTCTGGTGCGGCGTCGGCGGCGAATGCGATCCCGGCGAGGACTTCGCCTTGGCCGCCGTGCGCGAACTCTTCGAGGAAACCGGCCTTGCCGTGGACAGTTGCGGCCCCGAAGTCGCGCGCCGCGCCGACGATTACCTCACCCTCGAAGGCGAACCGATCACCTCTGACGAGCGCTTCTTCCGCGTCCGCACGCAAAGCTTCACGCCCGACACCTCCGGCCACACCGCCATCGAGCGCGAACTTATCAAGGAATTTCGCTGGTTTACCCGCGAAGAACTGGCACAGTGGCACGAGCCGGTGTTTCCGGTGAACCTGCTCGAACTGCTTGCCCTCGAGGCGGACGCATGA
- a CDS encoding BolA family transcriptional regulator — MTGPVAQEIERLLTEALAPVRLAVINDSASHSGHMGDDGTGESHFTVEIESAAFAGQSRLARQRMVNKALGDLPGQRVHALAIKAKAPGE, encoded by the coding sequence ATGACGGGACCAGTTGCACAGGAAATCGAACGACTCCTGACCGAAGCCCTGGCGCCTGTGCGCCTTGCCGTGATCAACGACAGCGCCTCGCACTCGGGCCACATGGGTGATGATGGCACCGGCGAATCCCACTTCACCGTAGAGATCGAAAGCGCGGCCTTCGCCGGCCAGTCGCGCCTTGCCCGCCAGCGCATGGTCAACAAGGCCCTGGGCGACCTCCCCGGCCAGCGCGTCCACGCGCTTGCCATCAAGGCAAAAGCCCCCGGTGAATAA
- a CDS encoding J domain-containing protein, translating into MRNDKFHGRVQGTGRVCNAPGCDEPGEFRAPGVRSSGFDGPGDYRWFCLEHVRQFNSGYDFFAGMTPEEILKAQSPLAGWERETRAFRPDAGIDQAPRWADFADPLEAIAQRAKARRADHQRAADAARRGISPDERKAYDALHLAYDADRRQLRQSYSELVRKYHPDRNGGDRTFEGRLQEVVEAYNLLKGSALFA; encoded by the coding sequence ATGCGTAATGACAAGTTCCATGGCCGCGTCCAGGGCACAGGGCGTGTGTGCAATGCTCCCGGTTGTGACGAGCCGGGCGAATTCCGCGCGCCGGGCGTGCGCTCTTCGGGCTTCGACGGGCCGGGCGATTATCGCTGGTTTTGCCTTGAACACGTGCGGCAGTTCAATTCGGGATACGATTTCTTTGCCGGGATGACGCCGGAGGAGATTCTCAAGGCGCAATCGCCACTGGCCGGCTGGGAGCGCGAGACGCGGGCGTTCCGGCCCGATGCCGGGATCGATCAGGCGCCGCGCTGGGCAGACTTTGCCGATCCTCTGGAGGCGATTGCCCAGCGTGCCAAGGCGCGACGGGCCGATCACCAGAGGGCGGCCGATGCGGCGCGGCGCGGGATCAGTCCGGACGAGCGCAAGGCCTATGATGCGCTGCACCTGGCCTATGATGCCGATCGTCGGCAGTTGCGGCAGAGCTATTCCGAACTGGTGCGCAAGTACCACCCCGATCGCAACGGCGGCGACCGTACGTTCGAAGGGCGGCTGCAGGAAGTGGTCGAAGCGTACAACCTGCTCAAGGGCAGTGCGCTGTTCGCCTGA
- a CDS encoding N-acetylmuramoyl-L-alanine amidase, which translates to MAYVIKNGILNDNSNPVRQIKSRNTGGAFPAPPKIVVIHFTAGGSAASSANWFASRDNTNSSAHVVVDRDGSIIQCVNFNEVAWHAGRSNWRDLVGLNRHSIGIEIANCGALRGGANGWYNAAGQKIDNVVMAVHRNGNPDGSRTPIGWEAYPAAQFEAVVALVRALREVYPIAEIVGHDDIAPVRKSDPGPAWDMVRFRQRALGGRDQDGANVGVVRSPGGLNLRSGPGTNFAVVQLLADGSKVTPMGVNGSWIEVTTLDAAGRPNKTGWVHSHYVDLD; encoded by the coding sequence ATGGCTTACGTCATCAAGAACGGAATCCTCAACGACAACTCCAATCCCGTAAGACAGATCAAATCGCGCAACACCGGGGGCGCCTTTCCGGCCCCGCCGAAGATCGTGGTCATCCACTTTACCGCAGGCGGATCTGCCGCCTCTTCGGCCAACTGGTTCGCCTCGCGCGACAACACCAATTCATCGGCACACGTGGTTGTCGACCGGGATGGCTCGATCATCCAGTGCGTCAATTTCAACGAGGTGGCATGGCATGCGGGCAGGTCGAACTGGCGCGATCTCGTCGGGCTGAACAGGCATTCCATCGGCATCGAGATTGCCAACTGCGGCGCGCTGCGCGGCGGCGCTAACGGCTGGTACAACGCAGCCGGGCAGAAGATCGATAACGTCGTGATGGCGGTTCACCGCAATGGCAATCCCGATGGATCACGCACGCCGATCGGCTGGGAAGCCTATCCGGCAGCGCAGTTCGAGGCCGTGGTCGCCTTGGTGCGGGCGCTGCGCGAAGTCTATCCGATTGCCGAGATCGTCGGGCATGACGACATCGCCCCGGTGCGCAAGTCCGATCCGGGGCCGGCATGGGACATGGTCCGCTTCCGCCAGCGTGCGCTGGGCGGGCGCGATCAGGATGGTGCGAATGTCGGGGTAGTCCGCTCTCCGGGCGGGCTCAACCTGCGCAGCGGCCCGGGGACGAACTTTGCCGTGGTCCAGTTGCTGGCCGACGGCAGCAAGGTCACGCCGATGGGCGTGAACGGGTCGTGGATCGAGGTTACCACGCTTGATGCGGCGGGCAGGCCGAACAAGACCGGTTGGGTGCACAGCCACTATGTCGACCTCGACTGA
- a CDS encoding phosphoenolpyruvate carboxykinase has protein sequence MSDTSLNVSLASQGFPEPAVLFANLGTAPLVEHAVRKGEGRLTKDGALLVDTGKFTGRSVKDKFIVRDATTENSINWGKINQPMSVDHWANLKADFLAAMEGQQELYVADLFGGSQPEYRVNVRVVTQMAWHSLFVRTLLVRPKAEELASFVPEYTILNLPSFKADPERHGCRSDTVIAVNFTEKLILIGNTEYSGEMKKGVFGLLNFLLPAQGVMPMHCSANIGADGTSAIFFGLSGTGKTTLSADASRTLIGDDEHGWSDTAVFNFEGGCYAKMINLSEEGEPEIYATTKMFGTILENVTMDEATRELDFTDSSKTENTRGAYPIEFIPNTSAENLGPPPSNIIFLTADAFGVLPPIARLTPEQAMYHFLSGYTAKVAGTEIGVTEPEATFSTCFGAAFMPRHPSVYGNLLKERIAKGGAQCWLVNTGWSGGKATQEGIKRMPIKATRALLNAALDGSLNNATFKKDPNFGFEVPVEVPGVETRLLDPRSAWADAEEYDKTAQELVHKFVDNFQQFADYVDQSVRDAAPAAA, from the coding sequence GTGTCCGATACCAGCCTGAACGTGTCCCTCGCCAGCCAGGGCTTCCCCGAACCGGCAGTGCTGTTCGCCAATCTCGGTACTGCGCCGCTTGTCGAACATGCGGTGCGCAAGGGCGAAGGACGGCTGACAAAGGACGGGGCACTGCTTGTCGACACCGGCAAGTTCACTGGCCGCAGCGTCAAGGACAAGTTCATTGTCCGCGATGCTACCACCGAGAATTCGATCAACTGGGGCAAGATCAACCAGCCTATGTCGGTTGATCACTGGGCCAACCTGAAGGCGGATTTCCTCGCTGCCATGGAGGGTCAGCAAGAACTTTATGTCGCCGACCTGTTCGGCGGCAGCCAGCCCGAATATCGCGTCAACGTGCGCGTGGTCACGCAGATGGCCTGGCACAGCCTGTTCGTCCGCACCCTGCTGGTGCGCCCCAAGGCTGAAGAGCTGGCCTCGTTCGTGCCGGAATACACCATCCTCAACCTGCCCAGCTTCAAGGCTGACCCGGAACGCCATGGTTGCCGCAGCGACACCGTGATCGCGGTCAACTTCACCGAGAAGCTGATCCTCATCGGCAACACCGAATATTCGGGCGAGATGAAGAAGGGCGTGTTCGGCCTGCTCAACTTCCTGCTCCCCGCCCAGGGCGTCATGCCGATGCACTGCTCGGCCAACATCGGCGCCGATGGCACCAGCGCGATCTTCTTCGGCCTTTCGGGCACCGGCAAGACCACGCTTTCGGCGGATGCGTCGCGCACCCTGATCGGTGACGATGAGCATGGCTGGTCGGACACCGCCGTGTTCAACTTCGAAGGCGGTTGCTACGCCAAGATGATCAACCTCTCGGAAGAGGGCGAGCCGGAGATCTACGCCACGACCAAGATGTTCGGCACGATCCTCGAGAACGTGACGATGGACGAGGCCACGCGCGAACTGGACTTCACCGATTCCAGCAAGACCGAGAACACCCGCGGCGCCTACCCGATCGAGTTCATTCCGAACACCAGCGCCGAGAACCTCGGGCCGCCGCCGTCGAACATCATTTTCCTCACGGCTGACGCTTTCGGCGTTCTGCCTCCGATCGCACGGCTCACGCCGGAGCAGGCGATGTATCACTTCCTCTCGGGCTACACCGCCAAGGTCGCCGGCACCGAAATCGGCGTGACCGAACCGGAAGCCACTTTCAGCACCTGCTTCGGCGCGGCGTTCATGCCACGCCACCCGTCGGTCTATGGCAACCTGCTCAAGGAACGCATCGCCAAGGGCGGCGCGCAGTGCTGGCTGGTCAACACCGGCTGGTCGGGCGGCAAGGCCACGCAGGAAGGCATCAAGCGCATGCCGATCAAGGCAACCCGCGCCCTGCTCAACGCCGCGCTCGACGGCAGCCTCAACAACGCCACCTTCAAGAAGGACCCGAACTTCGGCTTCGAAGTGCCGGTCGAAGTTCCCGGCGTCGAAACCCGCCTGCTCGATCCGCGCTCTGCCTGGGCGGACGCCGAGGAATACGACAAGACCGCGCAGGAACTGGTCCACAAGTTCGTGGACAACTTCCAGCAGTTTGCCGACTACGTCGATCAGTCGGTCCGCGATGCGGCGCCTGCCGCCGCCTGA
- a CDS encoding response regulator transcription factor, whose translation MPRTIALVDDDRNILTTVSIALQTEGFATRLYNDGDAALKALLDNPPDLAVCDIKMPRMDGLELLRRLREKSDLPVIFLTSKDDEADEALGLSMGADDYIAKPFSQRLLVARIKAILRRSEIVRREAAELEADSEPLPEPIRRGRLVMDPARHAVTWGSEPVSLTVTEFLILEALAIRPGVVKTRNQLMDAAYHDDVFVDDRTIDSHIKRLRRKFRAVDGEFGAIETLYGAGYSFAED comes from the coding sequence ATGCCGCGCACGATCGCGCTTGTGGATGATGACCGCAACATCCTGACAACGGTATCGATCGCGCTGCAGACCGAGGGCTTCGCCACGCGGCTTTACAATGATGGCGATGCCGCCCTGAAGGCGCTGCTCGACAATCCGCCGGATCTGGCGGTGTGCGACATCAAGATGCCGCGCATGGACGGGCTGGAATTGCTGCGCCGCCTTCGCGAGAAGAGCGATCTGCCGGTCATCTTCCTGACCAGCAAGGACGACGAGGCCGACGAGGCGCTCGGCCTGTCGATGGGGGCTGACGACTACATCGCCAAACCGTTCAGCCAGCGACTGCTCGTGGCGCGGATAAAGGCGATTTTGCGGCGCAGCGAAATCGTGCGGCGCGAGGCTGCCGAACTGGAAGCGGACAGCGAACCTTTGCCCGAGCCGATCCGTCGCGGGCGGCTGGTGATGGATCCGGCGCGCCATGCGGTGACATGGGGCAGCGAGCCGGTTTCGCTGACGGTTACGGAATTCCTCATCCTTGAGGCGCTGGCGATAAGGCCGGGCGTGGTGAAGACGCGCAACCAGTTGATGGATGCGGCCTACCACGACGACGTGTTCGTCGATGACCGCACGATCGACAGCCACATCAAGCGCCTGAGGCGCAAGTTCCGCGCAGTGGATGGCGAGTTCGGGGCGATCGAGACCCTGTACGGCGCCGGGTACAGTTTTGCCGAAGACTGA
- a CDS encoding stimulus-sensing domain-containing protein translates to MASSGRSRPCTAPGTVLPKTDGRVQPGLRRRRLRALWRIRGVSLTTRILFVNVIALALLAGGFFYLDSYRTQLIEERFKLARAEAEIAADALDGAKMAQRKELLARIGTDQVLRLRLYDPESQLLADSFGLAPPSFALINPETEPWYQKAARLLDRGVDFIVNAPTVERYSDTSERPAGSWPEIKAARQSGRTEVYLRYAPDRTPVITAATPVGNKGEVLLTLRNALDVTQSVRDARQTLVIIIGIALLLSVQLSLFLARTIVQPLRALVRAAVRVRLGREREVVVPRLPDRGDEIGLLARAVSDMTTALRQRIDAVESFAADVAHELKNPLASLSSALETMERVEEPALRRQLSDIAAHDVQRIDRLITEIADASRIDAELSRATFVEVDLALLASQVVGARDVRASATVPIRMARLEGETTVPGDAARLERVLENLLDNAVSFSPPGGSVDVKVWGDGDWAHIAVSDHGPGVPVAERDKVFERFHSVRPAEEAFGAHSGLGLAIARTIAEAHDGTLTIHDRPDGKAGAYFLLSIPLAVEEEAE, encoded by the coding sequence ATGGCGAGTTCGGGGCGATCGAGACCCTGTACGGCGCCGGGTACAGTTTTGCCGAAGACTGACGGCCGTGTTCAGCCGGGTTTGCGTCGGCGGCGCCTGCGGGCGCTGTGGCGTATCCGCGGCGTCTCGCTGACCACGCGCATCCTGTTCGTCAACGTCATTGCCCTGGCGCTGCTGGCGGGCGGGTTCTTCTATCTCGACAGCTATCGCACCCAGCTGATCGAGGAGCGGTTCAAGCTGGCGCGGGCCGAGGCGGAGATTGCTGCCGATGCCTTGGACGGGGCGAAGATGGCGCAACGCAAGGAACTGCTGGCGCGGATCGGCACCGATCAGGTGCTGCGCCTGCGGCTCTACGATCCTGAAAGCCAGTTGCTGGCCGACAGCTTCGGCCTCGCCCCCCCGTCGTTCGCGCTGATCAATCCCGAGACCGAGCCGTGGTACCAGAAGGCGGCGCGATTGCTGGACCGGGGGGTTGACTTCATCGTCAACGCGCCGACGGTCGAGCGCTACAGCGATACCTCCGAGCGGCCGGCCGGTAGCTGGCCGGAGATCAAGGCGGCGCGTCAATCGGGGCGGACGGAAGTGTACCTGCGCTATGCGCCCGACCGCACTCCGGTGATCACGGCGGCGACCCCGGTGGGCAACAAGGGCGAAGTGCTGCTGACCTTGCGCAACGCGCTCGACGTGACGCAATCGGTGCGTGATGCCCGCCAGACGCTGGTGATCATCATCGGCATTGCGCTGCTGCTGTCGGTGCAACTCTCGCTGTTTCTGGCGCGGACGATCGTGCAACCATTGCGGGCGCTGGTGCGGGCGGCGGTGCGTGTGCGGCTGGGGCGCGAGCGCGAGGTGGTGGTGCCGCGCCTGCCCGATCGTGGCGACGAGATCGGCCTGCTGGCGCGGGCGGTTTCGGACATGACGACGGCTTTGCGCCAGCGGATCGACGCGGTGGAAAGCTTTGCCGCCGACGTAGCGCACGAGCTCAAGAACCCGCTGGCTTCGCTGTCGAGTGCGCTGGAAACGATGGAGCGGGTCGAAGAGCCGGCACTGCGCCGCCAGCTTTCCGACATTGCCGCGCATGATGTGCAGCGCATCGACCGCCTGATCACCGAGATTGCGGACGCGAGCCGGATCGATGCGGAACTGAGCCGCGCGACCTTTGTCGAGGTGGACCTCGCCTTGCTGGCCTCGCAGGTGGTCGGCGCACGCGATGTGCGGGCCAGCGCTACCGTGCCGATCCGGATGGCGCGACTGGAGGGCGAGACGACCGTGCCGGGCGATGCCGCGCGGCTGGAGCGCGTGCTGGAGAACCTGCTCGACAACGCGGTGTCATTCTCGCCGCCGGGCGGCAGCGTCGACGTCAAGGTCTGGGGTGATGGGGATTGGGCGCATATCGCGGTGAGCGATCACGGCCCGGGCGTGCCTGTGGCAGAGCGGGACAAGGTGTTCGAGCGGTTCCATTCGGTGCGGCCTGCCGAGGAAGCGTTCGGCGCGCACAGCGGCCTTGGCCTGGCCATCGCCCGGACGATTGCCGAAGCGCATGACGGCACGCTGACGATCCATGACCGGCCCGATGGCAAGGCCGGCGCCTACTTTCTGCTGAGCATTCCCCTCGCGGTGGAGGAGGAGGCGGAGTGA
- a CDS encoding HPr kinase/phosphorylase — protein MSRAVQLTCVAIGGRGLLIAGAPGSGKSSLALALIDRGAVLVGDDGVMLEAKAGRLIVAAHPNTAGKLEVRNLGILDFPVSAPVPAALLVRLDSAAPRFIEQAQAYELEGISLPSVALWPESPVLPLRAELALSRYGLTFS, from the coding sequence GTGAGCCGGGCGGTGCAACTGACTTGCGTGGCGATTGGCGGAAGGGGCCTGCTGATCGCGGGGGCGCCGGGGAGCGGCAAGTCCAGTCTCGCGCTCGCGCTTATCGATCGCGGGGCAGTGCTGGTCGGCGACGACGGCGTGATGTTAGAGGCGAAGGCAGGCCGCCTGATCGTTGCCGCGCATCCCAATACGGCCGGAAAACTGGAAGTGCGCAACCTTGGCATTCTAGATTTCCCGGTCTCGGCCCCGGTCCCGGCGGCCTTGCTTGTGCGGCTGGACAGCGCCGCACCGCGGTTTATCGAGCAGGCGCAAGCATATGAACTGGAAGGAATTAGCCTTCCTTCAGTGGCGCTCTGGCCGGAGTCGCCGGTGCTGCCGCTGCGCGCGGAACTGGCGCTTTCGCGCTATGGGTTGACGTTTTCCTGA
- the rapZ gene encoding RNase adapter RapZ, with protein sequence MAQDSSSPDSGPQRILLVTGLLGAGKTTALRTLEDLGWEAIDNFPIRLLDRLLETEPGTARMESGAPMAIGFDTRTRGFDPARTIQLVKKLSQRKDIEVTTLFLDCGGAELERRYNETRRRHPMSEDKPASTGIMAERELLEPLRRWADVVISTTSFTSNDLQQAIRDQFGNVTAAAPTLTISSFGFSRGTPPLADLVFDMRFLANPHWVDELRPQTGQDPAVGDYIRQDPAFAEAFERIRDLLLLLVPRYRQQGKAYVHVAFGCTGGKHRSVFMAEQIASALRAEGFSPTLLHRNLASRAADLLEGRKA encoded by the coding sequence ATGGCGCAAGACTCAAGCTCTCCAGACTCTGGCCCTCAGCGCATTCTCCTCGTCACCGGCTTGCTCGGCGCGGGGAAGACAACCGCGCTGCGCACGCTGGAGGATCTGGGTTGGGAGGCGATCGACAACTTCCCGATCCGCCTGCTTGATCGCCTGCTCGAGACCGAGCCGGGGACGGCGCGGATGGAATCGGGCGCGCCGATGGCGATCGGCTTTGACACCCGGACGCGCGGGTTCGATCCGGCCAGGACGATCCAGCTGGTCAAGAAGCTCTCGCAGCGCAAGGACATCGAGGTCACCACCCTGTTCCTCGATTGTGGTGGGGCCGAACTGGAGCGTCGCTACAACGAAACGCGCCGCCGCCATCCGATGAGCGAGGACAAGCCAGCTTCGACCGGGATCATGGCCGAGCGCGAACTGCTTGAGCCGCTGCGACGCTGGGCCGACGTGGTGATCTCGACCACCAGCTTCACCTCGAACGACTTGCAGCAGGCGATTCGCGACCAGTTCGGCAATGTGACCGCCGCTGCGCCAACGCTGACGATCAGCAGCTTCGGCTTTTCGCGCGGGACGCCGCCGCTGGCCGATCTGGTGTTCGACATGCGTTTTCTTGCCAACCCGCACTGGGTGGACGAATTGCGACCGCAGACCGGGCAGGACCCCGCGGTGGGCGACTATATCCGGCAGGACCCCGCTTTTGCCGAGGCTTTCGAGCGGATTCGCGATCTTCTTCTGCTGCTGGTTCCGCGTTATCGGCAGCAGGGCAAGGCCTATGTCCACGTGGCTTTCGGGTGCACCGGAGGCAAGCATCGTTCGGTGTTCATGGCCGAGCAGATCGCTTCAGCCTTGCGCGCGGAAGGATTTTCACCCACATTGCTGCATCGCAACCTCGCGTCGCGAGCGGCCGATCTGCTTGAAGGTCGGAAAGCTTGA
- a CDS encoding PTS sugar transporter subunit IIA, with product MIGLILVTHGALADEFIHAMEHVVGRQSDVIGVCIGPNDDMEKRRKEIADAIRRVDSGEGVIILTDLFGGTPSNLAISLMQAGRVEVIAGINLPMLIRLAKARNCMGVKEATAAARDAGRNYITIASEFLGQDA from the coding sequence ATGATCGGTCTTATTCTGGTTACCCACGGCGCTCTTGCCGACGAGTTCATTCATGCGATGGAGCATGTCGTCGGCCGACAAAGCGACGTGATCGGCGTGTGCATCGGCCCCAACGATGACATGGAGAAGCGCCGCAAGGAAATTGCCGACGCGATTCGGCGCGTCGACAGCGGCGAAGGCGTGATCATCCTCACCGACCTGTTCGGCGGAACGCCATCAAACCTTGCGATCTCGCTGATGCAGGCGGGGCGCGTGGAAGTGATTGCCGGGATCAACCTGCCCATGCTGATCCGTCTGGCCAAGGCGCGCAATTGCATGGGTGTGAAGGAAGCGACAGCCGCCGCGCGCGATGCGGGGCGGAACTACATAACGATCGCTTCGGAGTTCTTAGGGCAGGATGCATGA
- a CDS encoding HPr family phosphocarrier protein has translation MAEQGYVTRETVTIVNQRGLHARASAKFVNAVAKLPAGFEVTVAKDGTDAAGASILGLMMLGAAKGDTVDVSVAGPEGEADAILMKLTGLIKDGFGED, from the coding sequence ATGGCAGAACAGGGTTACGTCACCCGCGAGACGGTAACGATCGTCAACCAGCGCGGCCTTCATGCACGGGCGAGCGCCAAGTTCGTCAACGCCGTGGCCAAGTTGCCGGCAGGCTTCGAAGTGACAGTAGCGAAGGATGGCACCGATGCCGCCGGCGCCTCGATCCTGGGGCTTATGATGCTGGGCGCGGCCAAGGGCGATACTGTCGATGTGAGCGTGGCCGGGCCTGAAGGCGAGGCGGACGCGATCCTGATGAAGCTGACCGGGCTGATCAAGGACGGCTTCGGAGAGGATTGA